In the bacterium genome, one interval contains:
- a CDS encoding cysteine hydrolase produces GGRLPLVGSVEAARKARVLLDLFRAKGWPVIHVRHVPPEKLGADGQPADPQYAFRPEVAPLPGEKIVTKHQINSFRDTDLLPFLRAKGIKKLVLAGMQTHMCLEAATRAAADFGFEATVVHDACATRALSFGGREVPAEQVHAAVLAALSGAYAKVVGLDEFVAAAGSGGSTTR; encoded by the coding sequence GGCGGCCGCCTGCCGCTCGTCGGCAGCGTCGAGGCGGCGCGCAAAGCGCGCGTCCTGCTCGACCTGTTCCGCGCCAAGGGGTGGCCGGTGATCCACGTCCGGCACGTGCCGCCGGAGAAGCTCGGCGCCGACGGGCAGCCCGCCGATCCGCAGTACGCCTTCCGCCCCGAGGTCGCGCCGCTGCCCGGCGAGAAGATCGTCACCAAGCACCAGATCAACAGCTTCCGCGACACCGACCTCCTTCCGTTCCTGCGGGCGAAGGGGATCAAGAAGCTCGTCCTCGCCGGGATGCAGACCCACATGTGCCTCGAGGCCGCGACCCGCGCGGCCGCCGACTTCGGCTTCGAGGCGACGGTGGTCCACGACGCCTGCGCGACGCGCGCCCTCTCCTTCGGCGGGCGCGAGGTGCCGGCGGAGCAGGTCCACGCCGCCGTCCTCGCCGCGCTCTCCGGCGCCTACGCCAAGGTCGTGGGGCTCGACGAGTTCGTCGCCGCCGCCGGCTCGGGCGGATCGACGACGCGGTAG